AGCCCAAATCTAAAGCACGATCAAGAGATCAAGTTTTAAGTTATACTGTAAATCAAATATCATGAACATGGCTTATGTCAATCGctaaaatacagaaaatatatCTCACCGACGAGAAACGGTCAAATCGATGACGCGGAGTCAAGCGCTTTCCAAGTAGATTTAAGATcactacaaaaataaataaataaatgattaggaaactttgaaaccctaaaataatcgcaaagaagaggaagaaaccAAACCAATCGCATCAATATCACGCAACCCCTAAACAATATAAGAACAGAACAAAACAGATTCACGATGTACAACTTATATTGTTGTGAACTTCCGATTGAAAAAATCATCCCATAAGAGTTGTCTCCAGAGAATTCGTCGAGCAAAAATCATGTGCCGGTGTGGAGAAAGATCAGTTTTGAGGATAGTGGAACATGTGAACAGATGCGTGGACATTAGAATTGTGTCTTCGGTTTTGAGTTCTTGTAAAGAGTCTCTTGAAGAACAAAACACAAGTGTTGTAAGTTATTgagatatttattaattttgtttaattggAACTCTATCTACTaagacatatatattttattttgatggttgAAAGATTTTAAAGAAAAGACAGACTCTACTAGACTCGACTCAAATCCCAAACTtaatattctatattttgaGGTGGAAAAAAGTAAGGGGCCTTGATTCTGTGAGTATAACTTATGATGGAAGAATCAGTAAGCTTGAAAAATGCCACCTCCCTGACATCCAAGATATTGACTTGGTTAGGAATCACCCCAGGAAAAGAGCTAGCACGGACACAAAAAGGTTCAgactttgagaggaagatgGCGAGATCTCCAATGTCTTGAGTGTACACTGCATTTCCATGGTCGTCTACCTTGAACACCATTACaccttttgttttcaatttgGTACCTTTTACTTTCAAACTGGTACCGTCCACGGTCTGTCTGAACAACTTGACCAAAAATGTTTCACCAGTGGATCGAGATTCCACCAAGTGTTCGCTCGTGAAACAGGAGTGCATAGTCTCACGTTCAGCTTTGCTCAGCTCGGGAAGGTTGTGATATCGCAACTCCTGAAACTTGGGTGTGTGCTTGTCTTCGCAGAGATCCCATGATCCAATGAGTTGGCCTCCAGCACCAGGTATGCGAAACATGTTATGTTTCTTGGAGAACATGACACGGGAGGAGAAAAAACATGGGTTGTCGATTTTGATGTTGAACCACTCGGAGTTGCTTTGAGAAGCAGGTCTGCAAAAGCTGAGTTGGTGTCCCAAGAACTTGACAGCCACGACACAATCTTCTTCCTCTGGAGATGGTGAGGACAAGGAAACATTGGTGATGATTTGGGTTTGGCAATGAGGCAAAGTTACAAGAGGAGGCAGCAAGATGCGTTTTGGATCTGAATTCGAAGCAACCGGGTTTAGATCATCATGGAGACGCAGAGTGCCTACGTCATGCATCAAAGAGGCTACCCAGCCGTGAGAGGACCCGATTGTTGTTACCGCTGCATCACTAGCATCGTTATACACCAACTCGACAGGCGCCTTTTTTATCAGTTTAGGATAAAATCTAGTAGCATATGCAAAACTGAGTTCTACATGATCCGGCCCGCAAGGATCCTCGCCACAGACGAAACAAGGAGGGGTTTGCAGCGGGGAAGATGAGCGGCCAGCAGAGGCTCTTACCAACACCGGTTTCCGAATGAAGAGCTTCGGGGAGTGACCGAGAAGGAGAGACATGATCAATTTTCTTCagtaaattaaaacaaaacaaaacaaagaaagaacgGGAACTGGAGAGATGTTCACATTATCTCCACCTAAATCCTTCTATAAATACAGAGCACGGAACTTGGCCACCAAGTTTTCCattgaaaataagaataaataagaaaatttccACTTAGACAGAATCTTAATTGGATGTAGCTTTAATGATGGTCAGACTCTCCATTAAATGGCGAGATAACGGAGGTTCATGTTATCTGGTTTCggtttttggttaatttggttCGGCATATATCTTACCGAATTAATCGGTTTTTGTGAAGACTGAGGATTACAATGGGAAGTTAACAGCTGAACTTGTTGTCCCTGTtgttgggggtggatttacatACTACTCAAGATCCATTAGACATTGAATTAGGCCTATATTGCTAGGAAGCTCTAGGCTTcatctttctataaataaggagctACCTCCTTATGAGAAATGATatttcttctctcattttaCATATTAAACACTTCGTACAAATAGCTTATTGATTCTTAGATTTATTTACACTTGTAATGATACATGTAATATAATCTTTAATCAATAAATTCTTTTTGATGTTCTTTTTCCATTTAATTTCTATGTTGATTTCTCTTTAGCCTCAAGAATCTAAGAAatttatttcttaaattcttcattgtATGAATCCGACAAACACACCATTTTCAGTTCAAACaattggcgctagaaggagggggccaAAGAGAACAATCTTAATACCATATCAAACTTGGCAAAACCGTAGATCTAgggtgtaaaaaaaaaaaaaaaatccaaaatcgaTTATTTCTTCTCCGACTTCTTTCTTCTTCGATTTGGACGGCTAGAAAATCTGGAAAAACACGAGTCTTGAAAAAGGACGAAGCTTTATTCGAAACCTTGCCGTTGATGTCACCAACGAACCGAAGATTCTCAGCTTGCCGTCTCGTCGAAGAAGAACCGATCCGGCTGGCGGAGGAACCGGAGCTGCCAGTCCCGCTGGGCGACGATGACGGAGGAGGGGCAGCTGCCGAAGCTTCCGTTGTTAATCACCTTGTCACAGCGATCTCGGCGTCTCGTTATCACACGATTCGGTTTCTGTAGTCTCTAGAACTCAACTCAAGCCCTTCCGGTTTGTTCATCACAAGATAGGATAAGCTGTTCGAGACTCACGTTCTCGGCTTTGATAAGGCGACAGTTCTTTTGTGATGCAGCCAAATCATCGAACTTGAAATCGGCGTTCTTGGGTTGATGGCGGCGGTTTAGGCATGTCATTCTCCAAAGATTCGATCCAGGCGAAGCTCACAAGCTTGACCTTGGTACGAGTCTGTTGTGATCGGGAAATCTGAAGAGTTGAGAGCAGACTCAGGCTCTCAGTGATGAAATCCCATCACGCCTCCATTGAAAGCTCTTGCTTCTCTTTGCCAACTTGTTTTATGATACGCAGAGCTCACCACCATCTCTGACAAGAGCTGAACCATTGAGGGTTCTGCAAAGAAATATGTACAGTTACAATTACCGGAGGAGAAGGCACCAGTGTGTGAACAAGAGAAGCTTCGTGTTTATCGTCTCTCAACTCAACTAATGATCGACAAGTTTCAGGCTTCTGTGAAACAATTTGCTCAGGCAGAGGAAGAGAAAGCAAGGCGATGATGACTCAACAGTCTTCTTCTCCATCGAAACCCAGCCTGAGGACCAATCCTATTTGGTTCCAGCTGTTTCAGCCTTTGCCTCGCCATTAAAGCTGAGACCTTTGAGTTACTGATGATGTCAGTGATGAATGCGATGACTATCGTTGAGCCCTCTCCAGCGTCTTAATGGCCGAAGCAGTGCAGCCTTGCAGCCAAGCCGTTCCTTGCCTCGTGCTTTGAGGATATCACCAAACTTCAGGAGGAGGTTAAAGCCTTACCATTGGCTGGAATGGAAGCGATAGAATAAACAGCCAGAGAAAGCTTCTTCCTTTATCCAAGACGTCATGATCGCCGAGATCGAGTCATGTCGCTGAGATCGTGAAGCTTAAGGCTTTCTTTCGCCGAGTCGTGGCTTCACCAAGCTTCAGGAGGAGATTAACTCTTACCGACTGGAGCTCCAACGCCAACGGGAACAGTCGTGTTCGTCCTCATCACAACTCATTTCGAGAAGTGGAGATTGCAGCATATCCGTAGACAGACGAGCCTCTTTATGATCTCACCATCAAAGGAGAGCTTCACATGATCTCAGCAAGGAGGCCATCTCGTCTACTACTCCATCTCGTATATTTTCACTCGGCATCTGGTTCTCGACAAGCAGAGGTTTCTTAAGCTCCGGGATGTCTTCAACAGCTCCATCGCTAGAAGCTTGTTCCGAGTTAAAGACGTGCTACAAACGGCTTGCGGAGTCGATGAAACTGACGGAGCTTGAAGTCAGACGAGTAATTGCTCCTCACTTCAACAAATCGACAGAGTGTAGCTTGGGCCTCActcaaaagaagaagcaaaa
The window above is part of the Brassica napus cultivar Da-Ae chromosome C3, Da-Ae, whole genome shotgun sequence genome. Proteins encoded here:
- the LOC106374786 gene encoding uncharacterized protein LOC106374786, with protein sequence MSLLLGHSPKLFIRKPVLVRASAGRSSSPLQTPPCFVCGEDPCGPDHVELSFAYATRFYPKLIKKAPVELVYNDASDAAVTTIGSSHGWVASLMHDVGTLRLHDDLNPVASNSDPKRILLPPLVTLPHCQTQIITNVSLSSPSPEEEDCVVAVKFLGHQLSFCRPASQSNSEWFNIKIDNPCFFSSRVMFSKKHNMFRIPGAGGQLIGSWDLCEDKHTPKFQELRYHNLPELSKAERETMHSCFTSEHLVESRSTGETFLVKLFRQTVDGTSLKVKGTKLKTKGVMVFKVDDHGNAVYTQDIGDLAIFLSKSEPFCVRASSFPGVIPNQVNILDVREVAFFKLTDSSIISYTHRIKAPYFFPPQNIEY